The region GAAGTGGACTTGGCAGGTACCCAAGGTAAATCAGATAAAGAGCTTCTAGACCTCTTGAAACAAAACGGCACTCAAAGCTATAAAGCCACTATCAAGGTATACGGTGCTAAAGATGGCAAGGCAGACTTGAGCAACCTTGTAGCGACTAAAGAATTGACAGTGAACTTGAATGGGTATAAGTCCCTCAATGAGATGAAATCTCAAATGCCAGCTGCTAGCCAAGATAAGATGATGCCTAACAAAGAGCAGGACAAAACCATGAATGCTAGCCAGCCTATGCTAACCTCAAGCAAAATGTCTGATGAAGGCAAGATGGCGTCTGCTAACAAGGTGTCAAGTCCAATGATGGCTGATCACATGAAAGACCAAAAAGACATGCTTCCATATACTGGTGAAGCCCAAACATCAATGGCTACTCTTGGATTCTTTGGATTAGCCTTGGCCGGCCTGTTAGGTGGACTCGGTTTGAAAGCTAAAAAAGAAGAAAATGACTAGTCTAGCTACAGACTTTCTATCTAGGATATGAAAAATCTAGATATCGTTTAGAATGTTCGTAAAGAGATTAAAATAGTGTTATACTATTGTGGTATAGCACTGTTTTTTTCAAAGGAGAGACAGATGGGAAAGACAATTTTACTCGTTGACGACGAGGTAGAAATCACAGATATTCATCAACGTTATCTGGTTCAGGCAGGATATCAGGTTTTGGTGGCCCATGATGGAGTAGAGGCCTTAGAAATCTTCAAGCGAAAACCAATTGATTTGATTATTACAGATATCATGATGCCTCGGATGGATGGTTATGATTTGATTAGTGAGGTTCAGTATCAATCTCCAGATCAGCCTTTTCTCTTTATCACGGCTAAGACCAGTGAGCAGGACAAGATTTACGGCTTAAGCCTGGGGGCAGATGACTTTATCGCCAAGCCCTTTAGCCCTCGTGAGCTGGTTTTGCGTGTCCACAATATCTTGCGTCGCCTTCATCGTGGAGGTGAGACAGAAGTCGTCAGTCTCGGGGATTTACGGATGAATCACGGTAGCCATGAGGTCCAAGTCGGAGATGTGGCGCTTGATTTGACCGTCAAATCCTTCGAACTTCTATGGCTTTTAGCGAGCAATCCAGAGCGGGTTTTTTCTAAGACAGACCTCTATGAAAAAGTCTGGCAAGAAGACTATGTGGATGACACCAATACCTTGAATGTTCATATTCATGCTCTTCGACAGGAGTTGGCTAAATATGCCAGCGCAGAAACGCCTGCTATAAAAACTGTCTGGGGTTTGGGCTACAAAATTGAGAAAGCACGAGGTAGTCAATGAAATTAAAAAGTTATATTTTAGTAGGGTATATCATTTCAACACTCCTAACGATTATCGTGGTTTTTTGGGCTGTTCAAAAAATGCTGATTGAGAAAAGCGAGATTTACTTTCTGCTTGGAATGACCATCGTTGCCAGCCTTGTCGGTGCTGGGATTAGTCTCTTTCTCCTATCGCCGGTCTTTACTTCATTGGGCAAACTCAAGGAACATGCCAAGCGGGTAGCGGACAAGGATTTTCCTTCAAATCTGGAGGTTCAAGGTCCTGTAGAATTTCAACAATTAGGCCAAGCTTTCAATGAAATGTCCCATGATTTGCAGGCCACCTTTGATTCCTTGGAAGAAAGCGAACGAGAAAAGGGCTTGATGATTGCTCAACTTTCGCATGATATCAAGACTCCCATCACTTCGATCCAAGCGACGGTAGAAGGGATTTTGGATGGGGTTATCAAGGAAGGAGAACAGGACCATTATCTAGCAACCATTGGGCGTCAGACGGAAAGACTCAATAAACTGGTTGAGGAGTTGAATTTTTTGACTCTAAACACAGCTAGAAATCAGGTGGAAACGACCAGCAAAGACAGTATTTTTCTGGACCAGCTCTTGATTGAGTGCATGAGTGAATTTCAGTTCTTGATTGAGCAGGAGGAGCGAGATGTCCATTTGCAGGTAATTCCAGAGTCTGCCCGGATTGAGGGAGATTATGCCAAACTTTCTCGTATCTTGGTGAATCTGGTCAATAATGCTTTTAAATACTCAGCTCCAGGAACCAAGCTGGAAGTGGTAGCTAAGCTGGAAAATAACCAGCTTTCAATCAGTGTGACTGATGAGGGACAGGGGATTGCCCCAGAGGATTTGGAGAATATTTTCAAACGCCTTTATCGTGTAGAAACTTCGCGTAACATGAAAACAGGTGGTCATGGTCTTGGTCTTGCGATTGCGCGTGAATTGGCCCATCAATTGGGTGGGGAAATCATAGTCAGCAGCCAGTACGGCCTAGGAAGCACCTTTACCCTCCTTCTCAATCTCTCTGGCAGTGAAAATAAAGCTTAAAACCTCTTTACAAATCTAGCTATTCATGGTAGAATGGATTTTGTGCGAAATATCAGCAGGAAAGCATGAAGCTCGTCAACAGGTGTCTTATGATAAGTAACCTTGGCTGTTTAGGCGAAGGGCATCTGCACGAATCAGGGCTTTCTAAGTGACTATTTCCACCGAAATATTATTTATATCAGGAGGACATACACATGTCACGTTATACAGGACCATCTTGGAAACAAGCTCGTCGCCTTGGCCTTTCACTTACAGGTACAGGTAAAGAATTGGCACGTCGTAACTACGTACCAGGACAACACGGACCAAACAACCGTTCTAAATTGTCAGAATACGGTTTGCAATTGGCTGAAAAACAAAAACTTCGTTTCACTTACGGTGTAGGTGAAAAACAATTCCGTAACTTGTTCGTACAAGCTACAAAAATCAAAGGCGGAATCCTAGGTTTCAACTTCATGCTTCTTTTGGAACGTCGTTTGGATAACGTTGTTTACCGTCTTGGTCTTGCGACTACTCGTCGTCAAGCTCGTCAATTCGTAAACCACGGTCACATCCTTGTTGACGGAAAACGCGTTGATATCCCATCATACCGCGTAACTCCAGGTCAAGTGATCTCAGTTCGTGAAAAATCATTGAAAGTTCCAGCTATCCTTGAAGCAGTAGAAGCTACTCTTGGACGTCCAGCATTCGTATCATTCGACGCTGAAAAATTGGAAGGTTCATTGACTCGCTTGCCAGAACGCGACGAAATCAACCCAGAAATCAATGAAGCACTTGTCGTTGAATTCTACAACAAAATGCTTTAATTTTAAGATATATCTTACAGAAAGCCTGCAACAGTGGGCTTTTTGCTTTGTCTTAAAACATTGATTTCTGGGTTTGTCATCATTTTTGTCATCACTTATAACGAACTCACAGCTTTCTCATAAAATGAGACGGCTGTTTTTGCTTTTTCTTTGGAGAGATGACTGTAAGTGTCCATAGTCATAGCTAGTGTAGAATGACCTAGACGGTGTTGTAATTCTTTATATGGTATTCCAGAGTTTAGCAAAAGACTAGCGTGTGTGTGTCTAAAACCGTGGAATCCAATATTAGGTACACCAGCATGTTTGAAACGTGTGTTTAAACGAGTTGATAGTGTTTTATTGTTTGGGTATTGAGGAAATAAGAGAAGTTTAAAAGTCTATCATTTTAAATTTGATGCTTACAAAATGATAAGCAGATAAGCAAAGCAATAACTTGCCTTAGTTGCTCGTAGAATGACAAGGAGATAGGAGAGATAAAACTCTTCTTAATTGCTTATTTAGTGGTATGAGAGTAGTCTTGAAGTAAGAGTGAACCAAGAGAAAATAAAAAAGCACTTAGAATAATCTAAGCGCTCAAGAGTAGTGGACGGTGTGCCTGTCCCGTCATCTCATACTATGAAGTTGCGTAGCGACACTATCATTTCTACCTCACTTCTCTTTAAACTAATTATACTATAAGGAATACCAGCGTGACCACTAACCAAGTAGAAAAGAAACTAAAAAGCATTAAAAATTTTGATAAAGCAATTCAGAGACTAGACTTAGACTTGAAGATAAGTGATTGTATGATGTAGGACGTGAGATATTCGCAAGACGATTTATAGATAGATTAAAGCTATTTCAGTTATATGAGGTACTGGTCAATTTTATCAGTAATTTCAACTTTCTTGATTTCATCTTCAAAGAGTTTAATCCATCTGGTTCCAGAATTAACGGATAATCCATCAAGTTCTTCATCATAGACATCTTTGTCTTCGTAAAGAGCTACGCCTTCAAATATTTGGCCATCAATATCGGTGATTCTGACAACCTTGTTATTAAATTCTATAAGTTCCAACAGTCTCTCCTTTAATGCTACTATAGTCTGTTATATTATTGGAATTCCTTTAACATAAGCTTCTTTGGCTTCTGCAAGTGTCATTTCATTAGGACCACCATCTATATTAGTTTCTCCTGTATTTTGCCACTGACAAACGTCACAGATATCATACACTGCTGTAACAGTACCACATACTGGACAATGGACATATTCGCTGCCGTTAATGATGATTAAATTCTTTTTTCCAGTCTTATTCATTTAAGGTTACTCCCAACACTATACAAATATATTAGCTATTTCTATACACTTACTTTTTCAATATCATTGATTGTAATTGTAATGCTATCCCAGTCTTTCGGGGAATCTCCTATGTCAGCAATAAAAGTATCTTCACTTAACTTTTCGACAATTGTCGCCGTTTGACCGTTTTTTAACAACACTGTATCAAATTCTCGAATTTTTACGATTTTTCTCCTTGCGTAAGCTTCTTTGGCTTCGGCGAGAGTGATCTTATTCGGGCCACCGTCTATATTTATAATACCTGTATTTTGCCAACGACAGACGTCACAGATATCATAGTCCATAACTTCAGTTCCGCAAACAGGGCAATTTAACCATAAATATCCATCAATTACCCAAGTCTTTTTTGATCTATCCATATAAATCCCTCCTCCATAAACTCGCCAAACCAGTCTTTTTGGTGAACCGTGAGTATCAACCCGCCTTTCCATCATTATACTGCAAACCGAGGGGGATTACTAATAATTTAGTGTGTTTTCTAGATGTGGTATGATAGTATTATTAGGTAATAAAAAAAGGACGTTTGACCGTGCTAGTTTCTTGCCTGCTGAACTCAAGCACAGCCTGCGGCTAGCTTCCTAGTTTGCATTTTGATTTTCATTGAGTATAAGAAATCAAATCATGAAAATTAAAGAGACAGTAAAGGATACTTACCATTTTCTAAAAAGCTATTGTAATGGTATCTTGTGGATTGAATATTAGGATAGGAAAGTTTATAATGAAGTTAAAGTAAAGGAGGTTTCGTTCTAGATATGATGATACCACCAAGCAAAGAGCTGTTGATTTTTTATAATCAAATTCATGAGTGGGTTGACCAAGTTTATCCAGACCAAGATAAACCTACTGTATCATTTAAGAAAGACACTCCACAATCTATTTTAGATTTATTTGATAGTATTAAATCTAAAATAGGTTTTGATTACCAAGAACATAAGTATTAAAATAATAATTATGGATAAGTTAAACACGAAAAATAAGATAATTGATGTTTATAAAATAGCGCATCGTCTTGTTTCTATTACTGTTGAGAATCCTGATTTTTCAAATTTGAAAATCAATCATTTTGTGAGAATTGGAGAAAAAGAGTATAGGGTGCATAGTGTCCCTATGATTCATTCAATTCCATTTAGTTTAGATACTTTTACAATTGACTACACAGAGGACGACTTGATGAATAAAGTGGCGGTATTTACGCATAGGGAAGTATTTAAAGATGATTAAAATTTCAATCAGTTTGTTGCTAGATGCGATTGAAGATAACATCAACGACGAAGAACTTCAATCTATCGATTTCGAGAGTCATATTAGAAAAATTACAAAAGAATTCCAGGGAGAAAATGGTGAATTATTAGTAAAAGAAGAAGCGTTTGAAACACTCCCTTTGGACAGAGATAAAAAGGATAAAATCATTGAGCAAATAAAACAGAATAGTCAAAATGTTTTCGAAGACGATTTCGATACCTTGTTGCAATTATATTTTTGAGAGTCAAGAATAATTCCAGTGCCTTATTTTACACTAAATAGAAAATGATAAAGATTGATAAACAAATTATTACGATGTACAAAATAGAAGATGGAACCTCTAAGAGGCAGTATTCTATTGTGAGTGGAGGTTGTAAAGGTATTGCAACTATCGATAAAACTACTTTGGAATATAGCTATGTTGGAGATGATCTAGGACAATTCGCTTCGTTTGTAAAAGATACTTTAAGTAAAAGTATTAAGTTAGGAAAAGAATTGCCAGATAAGTTTTTGTATGGCTTTGGATAAGTTGTGGAATATCTTATATAGGAGAATCAAGATATATTATGGCGATATTTGATGATTTACGAGTATTGTATGACAATGTTTGGGACGCTTCTTTTGATTATAAGGGTCAAGTATGTGGTATTTTTCCTAATTCTGTTTATGACATTGTAGTCGTACTTGGAGATAATGAATATAAAGTGGTATCTTTTGATGAGTTAATTTCTTTACAGATAAACGGGAAAACTTTGCTGGAAATCATGAGTGAGGTTGAAGTGCAATATGGTTGAAGGACACTAGAGAAAAAGATAGACAATAAATTCAGATGCACAGATTGAAAATTGAGAAAAAAGTGCTATAATGAAGATATGAAGGATAGAGGTTGAGAATCTGTCACCAACGCGCCACTTATAAGTGGGTCGAGAAATGCAGGAGCCCCGACAGTCCTGCCTATCCTTGCAAGTCAATCAGCCCTTAGCTATGAATCTAGGGGCTTTTTTCTTTGTCTTAAAACGTTGATTTCTGGGTTTGCTTAGAGATTTGCTAGTAAGATTATTTGCGTATCTAAGTCTATCTATTCCAATAATTAAGTGATGTTGATGATATAATGTTTTGGCCCCCTCACTTTAAGGAAGGGAGGTGTTATGTATGCTAGAGTTACTTTCCCTTTTTCTAGCTCCGTTACTTGTTAACGTACTATCTGAGCTTTTCAAGCTATGGATAAAGAGACGTAGCAAGTAGCATTTAACCCTTTTAGAGGGTAGCAAAAAACCCCTATCGGTGGCACGGTGGGGCTTTTTAGTTATATATGCTAGAAGCATTATTTTCCCTTTATGCTTTCATTCTAACACAACTCCCCCGATATTTCAAGCTTTTGTTTTTTATACGCGATATTGATGATATAAATCTGCTATGATATAATGTTTGAGCCCCCTCAATTTAATGAAGGGAGGTGTTGCCGATGTTAGAAATTATCATCACAATTTTTCTAGCACCCTTAGTAGTCAATATTTTGACAACCTTGTTTGAGAAATGGCTTAACTCACGCAAGAAATAACCTTTAAGGGGCAATAAGCCAAAAAAACCTCAACGCTGGAACGTTGGGGCTTTTTGTTGCCTTGTTAGACAATTATCATCACTATAGTCCAATTCTAACACAACCCCTCCGATATTTCAAGCTTTTGTTTTGATATTAATCAGAGTGTGTTTGTGGTTTGAGTCCATTACATTGAAATTAGCACACGCGCTACCAAGCTCCATTCTACATCAAAGAAATCAATTCTTTTCTAGGGAATTTCCGCCCTCATTTTTGTCTTTTGTGCTAAAATAGACTTATAAATTGAAAATAAGGAATGTTTATGAAATTGGGTAATGGTTTTTGGAAAGGTTGTCTCTATTTTTGGGGCTTCTTGTTCTTACTGGGCCTTTTGGTTCAATATGCTCTTCCAC is a window of Streptococcus mitis DNA encoding:
- a CDS encoding response regulator transcription factor codes for the protein MGKTILLVDDEVEITDIHQRYLVQAGYQVLVAHDGVEALEIFKRKPIDLIITDIMMPRMDGYDLISEVQYQSPDQPFLFITAKTSEQDKIYGLSLGADDFIAKPFSPRELVLRVHNILRRLHRGGETEVVSLGDLRMNHGSHEVQVGDVALDLTVKSFELLWLLASNPERVFSKTDLYEKVWQEDYVDDTNTLNVHIHALRQELAKYASAETPAIKTVWGLGYKIEKARGSQ
- a CDS encoding HAMP domain-containing sensor histidine kinase, with translation MKLKSYILVGYIISTLLTIIVVFWAVQKMLIEKSEIYFLLGMTIVASLVGAGISLFLLSPVFTSLGKLKEHAKRVADKDFPSNLEVQGPVEFQQLGQAFNEMSHDLQATFDSLEESEREKGLMIAQLSHDIKTPITSIQATVEGILDGVIKEGEQDHYLATIGRQTERLNKLVEELNFLTLNTARNQVETTSKDSIFLDQLLIECMSEFQFLIEQEERDVHLQVIPESARIEGDYAKLSRILVNLVNNAFKYSAPGTKLEVVAKLENNQLSISVTDEGQGIAPEDLENIFKRLYRVETSRNMKTGGHGLGLAIARELAHQLGGEIIVSSQYGLGSTFTLLLNLSGSENKA
- the rpsD gene encoding 30S ribosomal protein S4; amino-acid sequence: MSRYTGPSWKQARRLGLSLTGTGKELARRNYVPGQHGPNNRSKLSEYGLQLAEKQKLRFTYGVGEKQFRNLFVQATKIKGGILGFNFMLLLERRLDNVVYRLGLATTRRQARQFVNHGHILVDGKRVDIPSYRVTPGQVISVREKSLKVPAILEAVEATLGRPAFVSFDAEKLEGSLTRLPERDEINPEINEALVVEFYNKML
- a CDS encoding CPCC family cysteine-rich protein encodes the protein MNKTGKKNLIIINGSEYVHCPVCGTVTAVYDICDVCQWQNTGETNIDGGPNEMTLAEAKEAYVKGIPII
- a CDS encoding 16S rRNA processing protein RimM, whose product is MAIFDDLRVLYDNVWDASFDYKGQVCGIFPNSVYDIVVVLGDNEYKVVSFDELISLQINGKTLLEIMSEVEVQYG